A genome region from Haliotis asinina isolate JCU_RB_2024 chromosome 11, JCU_Hal_asi_v2, whole genome shotgun sequence includes the following:
- the LOC137256267 gene encoding uncharacterized protein produces the protein MFLMKLFNVAMVLLVRSQQITQENFVACAKRESVNTTLLTVPTISRIQCGAKCLKHSQCKSGQFCQDDDGSELCSLGSDWPLGDCGVLPTNEKCSSFKIANPCENGGTLNPDGYSCTCPGVWYDTFCQRYRYDCIELEGSGSIVSAIQPKNYDKALLVVCQQQQNLLVGYFVSRINPGDLNKTYEEYKNGFFVKFASWMGLEAMHAVTSQGEYRLTIKPNSITGLQVVYDDFNVSSEAEGYSFSYGTFRADLSNLIDGFAANPSIGSGSLVGVPFSTYDKDPYGCAALYGAGWWYDSNCGPVLVYDPVTERGRWPDTPTTLKNAPTFHFVFTLLRYY, from the exons ATGTTTTTGATGAAGTTGTTCAACGTGGCCATGGTGCTCTTAGTCAGGAGTCAACAGATTACCCAGGAGAACTTCGTCGCATGTGCTAAGAGAGAGTCGGTGAACACCACGTTGCTCACTGTCCCCACCATCAGCCGAATTCAATGTGGAGCCAAGTGCCTGAAACACTCTCAGTGCAAATCAGGACAGTTTtgccaggatgatgatggcaGTGAGTTGTGTTCTCTGGGATCTGATTGGCCATTGGGAGACTGTGGTGTTTTACCAACCAATGAAAAGTGTTCTTCTTTTAAAATC GCAAACCCGTGTGAAAATGGTGGCACTCTGAATCCCGATGGGTACAGTTGCACCTGCCCCGGGGTCTGGTATGACACATTCTGTCAGAGATACCGCTACG ACTGTATAGAACTTGAAGGTTCTGGGTCTATCGTCTCGGCAATACAACCAAAGAATTACGACAAAGCCCTTCTTGTTGTCTGTCAGCAACAGCAGAACCTTCTTGTTGGATACTTCGTCTCACGAATAAATCCAGGCGACCTGAACAAAACATACGAAGAATACAAAAATGGCTTTTTCGTCAAGTTCGCCTCATGGATGGGTCTGGAGGCAATGCATGCCGTTACAAGCCAAGGGGAGTACAGATTGACGATTAAACCAAATAGTATCACCGGCTTACAGGTTGTCTATGATGACTTCAACGTGAGTAGCGAGGCTGAAGGTTACTCTTTCAGTTACGGCACCTTCAGGGCAGACCTCAGCAACTTAATTGACGGGTTTGCTGCCAACCCCTCTATTGGATCAGGCAGCCTCGTGGGTGTTCCATTCAGCACTTACGACAAGGATCCATATGGGTGTGCAGCTCTCTACGGGGCAGGTTGGTGGTACGACTCTAACTGCGGACCAGTGCTGGTATATGATCCAGTAACTGAAAGAGGGAGGTGGCCAGATACCCCAACAACCTTAAAAAATGCACCGACGTTTCATTTCGTCTTCACGTTGCTGCGATATTATTGA